One region of Candidatus Electrothrix rattekaaiensis genomic DNA includes:
- a CDS encoding hydrogenase iron-sulfur subunit produces the protein MSEQFEPVIICFTCNWCSYRAADLAGTARMHYAPNVRLVRLMCSGRLDPTFIMKALSGGADGVLITGCHPGECHYIEQNYKAQSRWLLLRRVLKGLGIAPERVKLTWTSASEGTKLTKDINSFVEEIRDQGPLAWHKNLQQEKQEKSQHNPQQTPVEVTA, from the coding sequence ATGAGCGAACAATTTGAACCGGTGATCATCTGTTTCACCTGTAACTGGTGCTCGTACCGGGCTGCCGATCTGGCAGGTACAGCCCGAATGCATTACGCCCCCAATGTCCGCTTGGTCCGGCTGATGTGTTCCGGTCGCCTGGACCCCACCTTTATAATGAAGGCCCTGTCCGGTGGCGCAGACGGTGTCCTGATCACGGGCTGTCATCCCGGCGAATGTCATTATATTGAACAGAACTACAAGGCCCAAAGCCGCTGGCTCCTTCTGCGACGAGTGCTGAAAGGCCTGGGTATTGCCCCGGAGCGGGTCAAACTGACCTGGACCAGTGCATCTGAGGGGACAAAGCTGACCAAGGACATCAATTCCTTTGTTGAGGAGATCCGTGACCAAGGCCCCTTGGCTTGGCATAAAAACCTACAGCAAGAGAAACAAGAGAAATCTCAACACAACCCGCAGCAGACTCCTGTGGAGGTGACAGCATGA
- a CDS encoding CoB--CoM heterodisulfide reductase iron-sulfur subunit A family protein, producing the protein MSNDKTKKIGVYVCHCGTNISHTVDVEKVRDWAAEGLGAEGVVIARDYKFMCSSPGQELIEQDIKELGLDRVVVAACSPHLHELTFRNAGKRAGLNPYLTELASIREQVSWVHTDKEAATAKAKAVVTGAVERVIENEPLEELKVAIHPDTLVVGGGIAGIQAALEIANAGKKVWLVERDASIGGHMAQFDKTFPTLDCAACILTPRMFEAGNHPNIELMTWSEVTNVAGYVGNFSVTIKKKPRYLKEELCTGCRICVEKCPKKIVDQGYEAGIGYRKAIYTSSAQAVPKYPVIDTANCNFFQKGTCKVCEKSCPTEAIDYEQKEEFLTVDVGNIILATGYDLFDARKMSNYGYGRLPNVFTSIEFERMCNAAGPTSGDIVLRDGKTTPKTVGIIHCVGSRDRNYNNYCSNICCMQSLKFAHLVKERTGATVYDFYIDMRTPMKAYDEFYQRVLEEGTLFVRGKVAQVTDAARKASEEGKLMIQVEDTLIGKQRRIPVDMVILSIGMEPRHDAKETGKLFGIGCSANGWFTEKHAKLDPISTMTEGIFIAGTATGPKDIPSSVAQGSAAAARVLNMIMRGEVTLEPIKASVYQGQCSGCRICNSLCPFNAITFLEDRKVSEINPALCQGCGTCVAACPAGAISGTGFSNDQILAQIDGLLMDVTLADA; encoded by the coding sequence ATGAGTAACGACAAGACAAAAAAGATCGGCGTCTATGTCTGCCATTGCGGTACCAATATCTCGCACACGGTGGATGTGGAAAAGGTGCGGGACTGGGCTGCTGAGGGCCTTGGCGCGGAAGGAGTCGTCATTGCCCGTGATTATAAGTTTATGTGCTCCAGCCCTGGTCAGGAGCTGATTGAACAGGACATCAAAGAGCTGGGCCTGGATCGGGTGGTGGTTGCGGCCTGCTCCCCTCATCTCCATGAGCTGACCTTTCGCAATGCCGGTAAACGGGCAGGACTGAATCCCTACCTCACCGAGCTGGCCTCCATCCGCGAGCAGGTTTCCTGGGTGCATACGGATAAGGAAGCAGCCACGGCCAAGGCCAAAGCAGTAGTGACCGGTGCGGTTGAGCGGGTTATTGAGAATGAGCCGCTTGAGGAACTCAAGGTTGCTATCCACCCGGACACCTTGGTGGTGGGCGGAGGTATTGCAGGTATTCAGGCAGCCTTGGAAATTGCCAATGCTGGCAAAAAAGTCTGGCTGGTGGAACGGGATGCCTCCATTGGCGGTCACATGGCCCAGTTTGACAAGACCTTTCCCACCCTGGACTGTGCCGCCTGTATCCTGACCCCACGCATGTTTGAGGCGGGCAATCATCCCAATATTGAGCTGATGACCTGGAGCGAAGTAACCAACGTTGCAGGCTATGTGGGCAACTTCTCAGTCACGATCAAAAAGAAGCCCCGCTATCTCAAAGAGGAGCTGTGTACAGGCTGTCGGATCTGTGTCGAGAAATGCCCGAAAAAGATCGTTGATCAGGGCTACGAAGCAGGTATCGGTTACCGCAAGGCCATCTACACCAGCTCGGCCCAGGCCGTGCCCAAGTATCCGGTCATTGATACAGCAAACTGCAACTTCTTCCAAAAAGGCACCTGCAAGGTCTGCGAGAAGTCCTGTCCCACCGAGGCCATTGACTATGAGCAAAAAGAAGAATTCCTGACCGTGGATGTGGGTAATATCATCCTGGCCACAGGTTATGATCTCTTTGATGCCCGCAAAATGAGCAACTACGGTTACGGTCGCTTACCCAATGTCTTTACCAGCATTGAGTTTGAGCGGATGTGTAATGCTGCTGGCCCGACTTCAGGTGATATTGTCCTGCGGGATGGGAAGACGACCCCCAAGACCGTGGGTATTATCCACTGTGTGGGTTCCCGTGATCGGAATTATAATAACTACTGCTCTAATATCTGCTGTATGCAGAGCCTGAAATTCGCCCATCTGGTCAAGGAACGCACCGGGGCCACGGTCTATGATTTCTATATTGATATGCGGACCCCGATGAAGGCCTATGATGAGTTCTATCAGCGCGTCCTGGAAGAAGGCACCCTCTTTGTCCGGGGCAAGGTGGCCCAGGTCACGGATGCAGCCCGCAAGGCAAGCGAGGAAGGCAAGCTGATGATCCAGGTGGAAGACACCCTGATCGGCAAACAGCGCCGGATTCCTGTGGACATGGTCATCCTCTCCATTGGTATGGAGCCGCGTCATGATGCCAAGGAGACCGGCAAACTCTTTGGTATCGGTTGTTCCGCCAATGGCTGGTTTACTGAAAAGCACGCCAAGCTGGACCCCATCTCCACCATGACCGAGGGTATCTTTATTGCTGGCACAGCAACCGGCCCCAAGGACATCCCCAGCTCAGTGGCCCAGGGCAGCGCAGCAGCAGCCCGGGTCCTGAATATGATCATGCGCGGTGAAGTTACCCTGGAACCCATCAAGGCCAGCGTCTATCAGGGGCAGTGCTCAGGCTGCCGCATCTGTAACAGCCTCTGTCCGTTTAACGCGATCACCTTCCTGGAAGACCGCAAGGTCAGCGAAATCAACCCGGCCCTGTGCCAAGGGTGCGGCACCTGCGTGGCAGCCTGTCCTGCCGGAGCAATCAGCGGCACCGGCTTTAGCAATGACCAGATACTCGCCCAGATCGACGGCCTGCTGATGGACGTTACTCTGGCTGACGCATAA
- a CDS encoding CoB--CoM heterodisulfide reductase iron-sulfur subunit B family protein → MSDYIFYPGCAMESNAKAYYDSLMEIAQPLGINLQEIDDWNCCGATEYVGINLIPAYSLIARNLALAAKTGQKTVLSSCSACYLNLAKADYYMAERPALGKKVNEALAAGNLQYTPGSLDIRHLLDVLINDIGLDTLKAKVVRPLKGLRVAPYTGCMVPRPDYNKRWSDPEHPTELIDVLKAIGAEVVDFPGGTTCCGGHMTQIGPDTAYELIRRLISSAEKSKADIMVTVCPMCQLNVDAYQGETNSHYGTDYEMPIVFFSQLVGLALGFPPEKLGFGSEITSTAKALSRIGMDIPEAALAEGKQHQQEGLPMPPCMRKTAKTPEYKRPCAEEVKA, encoded by the coding sequence ATGAGTGATTACATCTTCTATCCGGGCTGCGCAATGGAAAGCAATGCCAAGGCCTACTATGACTCCTTGATGGAGATCGCCCAACCGCTGGGCATCAACCTCCAGGAAATCGACGACTGGAACTGCTGCGGTGCCACCGAGTATGTGGGCATCAATCTCATCCCTGCCTATTCCCTGATTGCCCGTAACCTGGCCCTGGCTGCCAAGACGGGTCAGAAGACGGTCCTTTCCTCCTGTTCAGCCTGTTATCTCAATCTTGCCAAGGCTGATTATTACATGGCTGAACGGCCAGCTCTGGGGAAAAAGGTCAACGAGGCCTTAGCCGCAGGCAACCTCCAGTACACACCAGGCTCTCTGGATATCCGCCATCTGCTGGACGTGCTGATTAACGATATCGGCCTGGATACCCTGAAAGCAAAGGTTGTCCGACCGCTCAAGGGCCTGCGGGTTGCCCCGTACACAGGCTGCATGGTCCCTCGTCCGGATTATAATAAACGCTGGTCTGACCCGGAACATCCCACAGAGCTGATTGATGTCCTCAAAGCTATTGGTGCTGAGGTCGTAGACTTTCCAGGCGGGACCACCTGCTGTGGCGGCCATATGACCCAGATCGGCCCGGACACGGCCTATGAACTGATTCGCCGCCTGATTTCCTCGGCAGAAAAGAGCAAGGCAGATATCATGGTCACGGTCTGCCCCATGTGCCAGCTCAATGTGGATGCCTATCAGGGCGAGACCAACAGCCATTACGGCACTGATTACGAGATGCCTATTGTCTTTTTCTCCCAGCTGGTGGGACTGGCCCTGGGCTTTCCGCCGGAGAAACTGGGCTTTGGCAGTGAGATCACCAGCACAGCAAAGGCTTTGTCCCGAATCGGCATGGATATCCCGGAAGCTGCCCTTGCTGAAGGAAAACAGCACCAGCAGGAAGGACTGCCCATGCCGCCCTGTATGCGAAAGACTGCAAAGACCCCGGAATACAAAAGACCCTGCGCAGAGGAGGTAAAAGCATGA
- a CDS encoding 4Fe-4S dicluster domain-containing protein, protein MSKKPVEHVHARLDHDEDLSLLHEVSMKTAGVSRLEMCIQCGSCGGSCPSEMDMDHTPRTLFAMLRAGMREEALLSNTPWICVSCYHCVVRCPQNVHITDVMYALKSMAIQEKKYRDSSAPDFSETFVEMVEKYGRSYEFGLATRHYLKHSPLRMIRTAAMGLDMLKKGRLNMKPTTIKGMDQLTAILNKAKEMELAHE, encoded by the coding sequence ATGTCCAAAAAACCCGTAGAACATGTACATGCACGCTTAGACCACGACGAAGACCTTTCCCTCCTCCATGAAGTCAGTATGAAGACAGCCGGTGTCTCCCGCCTGGAGATGTGTATCCAGTGCGGAAGCTGCGGTGGTTCCTGCCCCTCTGAGATGGATATGGATCACACCCCGCGCACCCTGTTTGCCATGCTACGGGCCGGTATGCGGGAAGAGGCCTTACTGAGCAACACCCCCTGGATCTGCGTTTCCTGCTACCACTGTGTTGTCCGCTGCCCACAAAACGTCCATATCACCGATGTTATGTACGCCCTCAAGTCTATGGCTATCCAGGAAAAGAAGTACCGCGACTCATCAGCACCGGACTTTTCAGAGACCTTTGTGGAGATGGTGGAAAAATATGGCCGCAGCTACGAGTTCGGCCTCGCAACCCGCCATTACCTCAAGCATTCGCCCCTGCGTATGATACGTACAGCTGCAATGGGACTGGATATGCTGAAAAAAGGACGTCTCAACATGAAGCCAACAACAATAAAGGGGATGGACCAACTCACAGCCATCCTCAATAAAGCCAAGGAAATGGAGCTGGCCCATGAGTGA
- a CDS encoding TolC family protein → MKRHIYTFLLCLIPAILTSPSVFSAEKEEKTLSAYLEQALVSNDALLAARAELRAASAKVRQAGVLPDPKLEIQYYLQPVETRTGPQQAALGIGQGLPWFGKLPLMRKLSSHDEAIAGAKIAVVELDVARQIKTAYIEYCFLGRSQQVVADNLELLRYLEGVARSRYTGGKATYFDVLKVQAELTRTQDKARTLEDQASPLRIRINNLLGTEPEQARAVPKRLPNVVLKKKEHALYTLALQNAPLLRAAQERIAKARTGRDLAEKDFYPDFQVSLKTILTGSAEYGDPPDSGSDPVIAGVSMTLPIFRDRRRAKVVEQNAGIKAARSLEEEQKRGLKNRIEQGLYAYRDAERRVALYRDELLPNAQQQIEVAVSGFQSGKNSILEMIDAEQSLLTFSLAASRALADRALAVAGLEAQAGVVLATWEEPDVAEPNDAEDIKEVEPGKK, encoded by the coding sequence ATGAAGCGACATATCTACACCTTCCTCCTCTGTCTGATTCCTGCCATACTGACCAGCCCCTCTGTTTTCTCTGCTGAAAAAGAAGAGAAGACTCTGTCCGCCTATCTTGAACAAGCACTTGTCAGCAATGATGCTCTGCTGGCAGCGCGTGCCGAACTCCGAGCCGCCTCGGCAAAGGTGCGTCAGGCTGGGGTACTGCCGGACCCGAAACTTGAAATCCAGTATTATCTCCAGCCTGTCGAGACCAGAACCGGGCCGCAACAGGCGGCTCTGGGGATCGGTCAGGGCCTGCCTTGGTTCGGCAAACTTCCTCTGATGCGTAAACTGAGCAGCCATGACGAGGCCATTGCAGGCGCAAAAATCGCGGTAGTAGAGTTGGATGTGGCACGGCAAATCAAAACAGCCTATATTGAGTATTGCTTTCTTGGCCGCTCCCAACAGGTTGTGGCGGATAACCTTGAACTGCTTCGTTACCTTGAAGGGGTGGCCCGTAGTCGTTATACAGGAGGGAAAGCAACCTATTTTGATGTGCTCAAGGTTCAGGCGGAACTGACCCGAACACAGGATAAAGCCCGGACTCTGGAAGATCAGGCATCTCCTCTCCGAATCCGCATCAATAATCTGTTGGGCACGGAACCGGAGCAGGCACGGGCCGTGCCAAAGCGTCTGCCTAATGTTGTTCTGAAAAAAAAGGAACATGCTCTTTACACCCTTGCACTTCAAAATGCTCCCCTGCTCCGGGCAGCACAGGAGCGCATTGCCAAGGCGCGAACCGGCAGGGATTTGGCGGAAAAGGATTTTTATCCTGACTTTCAGGTGTCGCTGAAAACTATTCTGACCGGATCTGCCGAATACGGCGATCCGCCGGACAGCGGTTCTGATCCGGTGATTGCCGGAGTCAGCATGACCCTGCCCATCTTCCGTGACCGCCGCCGTGCCAAGGTGGTTGAACAAAATGCAGGTATCAAGGCGGCCCGATCATTAGAAGAGGAGCAGAAGCGGGGCCTGAAAAACAGGATTGAGCAGGGCCTGTACGCTTACCGGGATGCGGAGCGCAGAGTGGCCCTGTACAGGGATGAGTTACTTCCCAACGCCCAACAACAGATTGAGGTTGCGGTCAGCGGATTCCAGAGTGGAAAAAACTCCATCCTGGAAATGATTGATGCGGAACAGAGCCTGCTGACCTTTTCTCTGGCGGCAAGCCGCGCCCTAGCTGACAGGGCCTTGGCTGTGGCCGGGTTGGAAGCGCAGGCCGGGGTTGTGCTGGCGACCTGGGAAGAGCCGGACGTCGCAGAACCGAACGACGCGGAAGATATAAAAGAAGTTGAACCAGGAAAGAAATAA
- a CDS encoding YHS domain-containing protein, which yields MRILKTCSLASLCLLILLSFAGSVFAAEQTKCPVMGGDINKEIYADHEGKRVYFCCAACLPQFKEDPEKYLAKMKEAGVEPEAVPAENVDAASVESGDAAPVENMDHTEHVK from the coding sequence ATGCGTATTCTTAAAACATGCAGCCTTGCCAGTCTGTGTCTTCTCATACTGCTGAGTTTCGCAGGCAGCGTTTTCGCTGCTGAGCAGACCAAATGTCCGGTCATGGGCGGTGATATCAACAAGGAAATCTATGCTGATCATGAAGGAAAACGAGTCTATTTCTGCTGTGCGGCCTGTCTTCCCCAATTCAAGGAAGACCCGGAAAAATACCTAGCCAAGATGAAAGAGGCGGGCGTTGAGCCGGAGGCTGTCCCGGCGGAGAACGTTGATGCTGCTTCGGTGGAGAGCGGTGATGCGGCCCCAGTCGAAAACATGGATCATACCGAGCACGTAAAATAA
- a CDS encoding efflux RND transporter periplasmic adaptor subunit gives MQDLLFRLSAVFLCCCFLLLPGGLHAVHAETDPASGHEQSPETVWTCSMHPQIQLPEFGQCPLCFMDLIEVEKQSNEERQSLRQISLDSRQRKLAEVEVRSVIRGHNDTAAEIQIFGRIDYDETSGSTITSWVDGRLDKLFIDYTGSPVKRGQAVAKVYSPDLFTAQSELIQAAREFERTRQSGNDLVKKMAARTLDAAQEKLRLLGIGKKQLQAMQQQQKPTDHITLTAPLSGIVIEKHVNEGMYVKTGMPIYTLADLTKVWVILEVYETDLQAVSMGQKVGFTVEAYPGTEFQGKVVYIDPLVDEKNRTVRVRLNADNRTGKLKPGMFVRAELSAVADKSGTSRLLVPSSAPLLTGKRALVYVQVPDKPGTYVGREVVLGSKLGEYYEVKDGLKEGELVVVRGNFKIDSAIQLQARPSMMNPYSGSTEKAKDSLPQLFVSRLDLLNQAFVALSREAHKKGSEQYPTALKKFSNALRAIGGTGIDGLDEETTLSWQELSMLLNNDIVLLQEAEGDKEIRTLYTELAEHFHQLRQRFSIEDLPSAHAASPELQAKVGKLLKKYLILQQNLAADNEEVAKNSVVALAPLTATLVTALEENGSEDAAGLAQRLSAGMKELASTETLADIRTAFYPYSQAVVETVEAYGSNDHTSWFVHFCPMAFDNTGASWLAPSEEINNPYFGAMMLRCGEVRKQLTQE, from the coding sequence ATGCAGGATCTGCTTTTTCGACTGAGTGCTGTTTTCTTGTGCTGTTGCTTTTTGCTGCTGCCGGGAGGTTTACACGCGGTACACGCGGAAACAGATCCTGCGTCTGGACATGAACAGAGCCCGGAAACCGTCTGGACCTGCTCCATGCATCCGCAGATCCAGCTTCCAGAATTCGGCCAGTGCCCTCTCTGTTTTATGGATCTGATTGAGGTCGAAAAGCAGAGCAATGAAGAACGGCAGAGCCTACGCCAGATATCCCTGGACAGCAGGCAGAGGAAATTAGCCGAGGTGGAGGTGCGGAGCGTCATTCGAGGGCATAATGATACGGCGGCTGAAATTCAGATCTTTGGGCGAATTGACTATGACGAGACCAGCGGCAGCACCATCACCTCCTGGGTCGATGGTCGGCTCGACAAACTCTTTATTGATTACACCGGCTCTCCGGTAAAACGTGGGCAGGCCGTGGCCAAGGTCTACAGCCCGGATCTATTCACTGCCCAATCCGAGCTTATTCAGGCTGCCAGGGAGTTTGAACGCACCAGGCAATCGGGCAACGATCTGGTCAAAAAAATGGCCGCCCGAACCCTTGATGCTGCTCAAGAGAAATTGCGTCTGCTGGGTATCGGCAAAAAGCAGCTCCAGGCCATGCAACAGCAGCAAAAGCCTACCGATCATATCACCCTGACCGCCCCTTTATCCGGTATTGTGATTGAAAAACATGTCAACGAAGGTATGTATGTCAAGACCGGCATGCCCATTTATACCCTGGCAGATCTGACCAAGGTATGGGTGATTCTTGAGGTCTACGAGACCGATCTTCAGGCGGTCAGCATGGGGCAGAAGGTCGGTTTCACGGTTGAGGCCTATCCGGGGACCGAATTCCAGGGCAAGGTTGTTTATATTGATCCGCTGGTGGATGAAAAAAACAGGACGGTGCGGGTGCGCCTGAATGCCGATAACAGAACAGGGAAGTTGAAACCCGGCATGTTTGTCCGGGCCGAACTCTCCGCAGTCGCAGACAAAAGCGGGACATCCCGGTTACTGGTCCCCTCCTCTGCGCCCCTGCTCACGGGTAAGCGGGCCTTGGTCTATGTGCAGGTACCGGATAAACCGGGAACCTATGTGGGCCGGGAAGTGGTGCTCGGTTCAAAGCTGGGCGAATATTATGAGGTGAAAGACGGACTCAAGGAGGGGGAACTGGTTGTTGTGCGAGGTAATTTCAAAATTGACTCGGCCATTCAGCTCCAAGCTCGTCCTTCTATGATGAATCCCTATAGCGGAAGTACTGAAAAAGCCAAGGACTCCCTGCCGCAACTTTTTGTTTCCCGGCTGGATCTCCTCAACCAAGCTTTTGTTGCCCTATCCAGAGAGGCCCATAAAAAGGGGTCTGAGCAGTATCCCACCGCTTTGAAAAAATTCAGCAATGCCCTGCGTGCCATAGGAGGAACTGGGATTGACGGGCTTGATGAAGAGACCACCCTAAGTTGGCAGGAGCTTTCCATGCTCCTCAATAATGATATCGTTCTGTTGCAGGAAGCGGAAGGAGATAAGGAGATACGGACGCTCTATACCGAGCTTGCAGAGCATTTTCACCAGCTCAGACAGCGTTTTTCTATTGAAGATCTGCCGTCCGCCCATGCCGCTTCCCCGGAATTGCAGGCAAAGGTGGGTAAGCTCCTCAAAAAATATCTGATTCTTCAACAGAACCTTGCTGCTGATAATGAAGAGGTTGCCAAGAATTCCGTTGTAGCCCTTGCCCCACTGACTGCAACCTTAGTCACTGCTCTTGAGGAAAACGGGAGCGAGGATGCTGCTGGGTTGGCCCAACGCTTGAGCGCAGGCATGAAGGAGCTTGCCAGTACGGAAACGCTGGCGGATATCCGAACCGCTTTTTATCCCTACAGTCAGGCCGTGGTCGAGACCGTGGAAGCCTATGGCAGCAATGATCATACCTCCTGGTTTGTCCACTTCTGCCCGATGGCTTTTGACAATACCGGTGCCTCTTGGCTGGCTCCGTCAGAAGAGATCAATAATCCCTATTTTGGGGCTATGATGCTCCGTTGCGGTGAGGTGCGCAAGCAGCTAACGCAGGAATGA
- a CDS encoding HAD family hydrolase has protein sequence MIIKGLIFDINGTVTDINTNEWHSEIYRVLSNLLLYQGISLSEQEVRDLYNRLLKSQRKAGGEQHPEFNATGIFQEIIDQHATAYTLNLPAAKLEQLPLFLAETFRAASLFRLKRYRGVTDTIKELHQHYQLAALSDGQTAWAVPELRAVGLLDYFSPVVVSGDHGFRKPDQRLFAMTLEAMQLQPEEVLFVGNDMYRDVFGAQQFGLKTVFFQSNQGRQKYEGTEPDYIIYNFPELLNAVRFFTDQPRVDLLE, from the coding sequence ATGATCATCAAGGGCCTGATTTTTGATATTAATGGTACAGTCACGGACATTAATACCAATGAATGGCATAGTGAAATTTATCGCGTCCTCAGTAACCTGCTCCTGTACCAAGGGATTTCCTTAAGCGAGCAGGAGGTGCGTGATTTGTATAATCGTCTGCTCAAGAGTCAACGCAAGGCAGGCGGGGAACAGCATCCTGAGTTTAACGCGACCGGCATTTTTCAAGAGATAATCGACCAGCATGCCACAGCGTACACCCTCAATTTACCTGCGGCAAAGCTGGAACAACTACCGCTCTTCCTGGCTGAAACCTTTCGAGCTGCCTCGCTTTTTCGTTTGAAACGCTACCGGGGAGTGACAGATACGATCAAGGAGTTGCATCAACACTATCAGTTAGCAGCCCTCTCGGACGGGCAAACTGCCTGGGCCGTGCCAGAGCTCCGGGCCGTTGGTCTGCTTGATTATTTCAGCCCGGTGGTTGTTTCCGGTGATCACGGCTTCCGCAAGCCGGACCAGCGGCTTTTTGCCATGACCTTGGAGGCTATGCAGCTCCAACCGGAAGAGGTGCTCTTTGTCGGTAATGACATGTATCGTGATGTCTTCGGCGCACAACAGTTTGGCCTAAAAACGGTCTTTTTCCAATCCAATCAAGGTCGGCAAAAATACGAAGGCACGGAGCCGGACTATATTATTTATAATTTCCCTGAGCTGCTGAACGCTGTTCGCTTTTTTACTGACCAGCCCCGGGTGGATTTGCTTGAATGA
- a CDS encoding phosphotransferase, translating into MSNEQYLGHVRRDDPLYGYLRHEIHPQVGRPPDRAKYRVFRLNASNDVFLYEEKYSGAKFIGKFFRCDRTKDATKAAARLKHEFNNLHVMRSCGLTGAPHHVARPLGRNYALNSLLVTESCEGELLSTVILAAIHRGEREKLFQRLTALAYFFSKLHNRTANGRKVDFAPTCDYTEHLIRKLLRIHGIKEKEADELRWLRNQWHRQKQMWEDREVLVHGDATPENFKFTGGLNVSTFDLERAHRDDRVFDIGRITGELKHFFLRDTGSKEAAEPFIGHFLWEYACHFPDRDKAFHSITARVPFYMGITLLRIARNSWIAQDYRRCLIDEAKECLRRVI; encoded by the coding sequence ATGAGCAATGAGCAATATCTTGGCCATGTCCGCAGGGATGACCCGCTTTACGGCTACCTGCGGCATGAAATTCATCCGCAAGTCGGCAGACCGCCTGATCGGGCAAAATATCGAGTCTTCCGCCTTAACGCCTCCAATGACGTTTTCCTCTATGAAGAAAAATACAGCGGTGCAAAATTTATAGGCAAATTCTTTCGCTGCGACCGAACCAAGGATGCAACAAAAGCTGCTGCCCGGCTAAAGCATGAATTTAATAATCTCCATGTTATGCGTAGCTGTGGACTGACCGGTGCGCCTCATCATGTGGCCCGACCTTTAGGACGAAACTACGCCCTGAATTCCCTCCTGGTCACAGAAAGCTGTGAAGGCGAGCTGTTGAGTACGGTGATTCTTGCAGCCATTCATCGTGGCGAACGTGAAAAACTCTTCCAGCGGCTTACTGCCTTGGCGTATTTTTTTTCGAAACTCCATAACCGAACCGCGAATGGTCGTAAAGTTGACTTTGCGCCGACCTGCGATTATACAGAACACCTGATCCGGAAACTGTTGCGGATTCATGGCATTAAGGAAAAAGAAGCGGATGAACTGCGCTGGCTGCGTAATCAGTGGCACCGGCAAAAGCAGATGTGGGAAGATCGAGAGGTGCTGGTGCATGGCGATGCCACCCCGGAAAATTTCAAGTTTACCGGCGGCCTGAACGTGAGCACCTTTGATCTGGAGCGGGCGCATCGGGATGATCGCGTCTTTGACATAGGCCGTATTACTGGTGAGCTGAAGCATTTTTTCCTGCGTGATACAGGGAGCAAGGAGGCCGCAGAACCCTTTATCGGCCATTTTCTCTGGGAATATGCCTGCCATTTTCCTGACAGAGATAAGGCGTTCCATTCTATCACTGCGAGAGTACCTTTTTACATGGGTATCACCCTGCTGCGTATTGCCCGCAACAGCTGGATTGCTCAGGATTACCGCCGCTGCTTAATCGACGAAGCTAAAGAATGCCTACGGAGGGTTATATGA